The sequence GCTGATTCTGTTGGCTCCGTCCTGGGGCGGCATGATCAACGGCATCATGACCCTGTCGGGTGCTTGGCATAAGCTGCGCGACGATCCGATCCTGAAGTTCCTGATCGTGTCCCTGTCGTTCTATGGCATGTCGACCTTCGAAGGCCCGATGATGTCCATCAAGACGGTGAACGCCCTGTCGCACTACACCGACTGGACGGTGGGTCACGTGCATTCGGGTGCGCTCGGCTGGGTGGGTCTGGTGTCGATCGGCTCGCTGTACTACCTGATCCCGCGCATGTTTGGCCGCACCACGATGTTCAGCACCCGTGCCATTGAGCTGCACTTCTGGGTGGCGACCATCGGCATCGTGCTCTACATCGCTGCGATGTGGATTGCCGGCGTGATGCAAGGTCTGATGTGGCGTGCGGTCAACCCGGACGGTACCCTGGTCTACAGCTTTGTTGAAAGCGTGAAGGCCACTTATCCGTTCTATGTGATCCGTGTGGCGGGTGGCGCGCTCTACCTGACGGGCATGATCATCATGGGCTGGAACGTGGTCATGACGGTGCTCAACGGCAAGGCAACCCCGGTGGCGATTCCCGCCGTTGCGGCCCACGCCTGATGCACTGACAAGGAGAATTCCACATGGCACATGACAACAAGCCAGTCGAAGGTCACGAGAAAATCGAGACCAGTAACTTCCTGATGATCGTGCTGATTCTGCTGACGGTGTCCGTTGGCGGTCTGCTCGAAATCGTGCCGCTGTTTTTCCAGCGCTCCACGACCCAGCCGATCGAAGGCCTGAAACCCTACACCGCGCTGCAACTGGCGGGCCGGGATGTCTATCTGCGCGAGGGCTGCTACAACTGCCACTCGCAGATGGTGCGCCCCTTCCGTGCAGAGACGCTGCGTTATGGCCCGCACTCGCTGGCCGGTGAGTACGTCTACGATCACCCCTTCCAATGGGGTTCCAAGCGCACGGGGCCTGATCTGCACCGCGTGGGTGGCCGTTACTCGGACGAATGGCATCGTGTTCACCTGAACAACCCGCGTGATGTGGTGCCCGAGTCGAACATGCCGGCCTATCCCTGGCTGAACACGGCGGTGGTCGACGAAAACGGTCTGGCGCCGCGCATGGAAGCCTTGCGCAAGGTGGGCGTGCCCTACAGCGACGAGGAAATTGCCAAGGCTGCTGGCGAAGTCAAGGGTAAAACCGAGATGGAAGCCGTCATTGCCTATTTGCAAGTTCTGGGCACTGCCCGGAAGTGGTAATCCTCGGCTGGAGGGCGTGAAATGCAGTGGGACGATTTGAACCTGTGGCGCAGCATCGTGACCGTGACGTCGCTGGTGCTGTTTGTGGGCTTGGTTGGCTGGACGTGGGCTCGCCGCCGTGCGCCCGTGTTTGACGAGGCTGCCCAATTGCCGTTCATCGGCGGTGACGATCCCGTCCCAGCGCCTCGGCCCTCTGAACGCAAATGATGACATCCTGGGTCATCCTGATGGCCTGGGGTTCGCATCCTGGAGAATTCAATGAGTGATTTCATTAGCAGCGGGTGGGCGATTTACGTGACGGTGATCGTCATCGCCAGCCTGATCTTCTGCCTCTTCGTGTTGGCTGTGGCCAGCAAGCGCAAGGTGATGGCCGATGACAACAGCACCGGCCACACCTGGGACGGCGATCTGCGTGAGCTGAACAACCCCCTGCCGCGTTGGTGGATGGGCTTGTTCTTGATCACGGTGGCGTTTGCCGTGGCTTACCTGTCGCTTTACCCGGGCCTGGGCTCCAATCAGGGGGCATTGGGCTGG is a genomic window of Vitreoscilla filiformis containing:
- a CDS encoding cbb3-type cytochrome oxidase subunit 3, which encodes MQWDDLNLWRSIVTVTSLVLFVGLVGWTWARRRAPVFDEAAQLPFIGGDDPVPAPRPSERK
- the ccoO gene encoding cytochrome-c oxidase, cbb3-type subunit II produces the protein MAHDNKPVEGHEKIETSNFLMIVLILLTVSVGGLLEIVPLFFQRSTTQPIEGLKPYTALQLAGRDVYLREGCYNCHSQMVRPFRAETLRYGPHSLAGEYVYDHPFQWGSKRTGPDLHRVGGRYSDEWHRVHLNNPRDVVPESNMPAYPWLNTAVVDENGLAPRMEALRKVGVPYSDEEIAKAAGEVKGKTEMEAVIAYLQVLGTARKW